In one Arachis duranensis cultivar V14167 chromosome 9, aradu.V14167.gnm2.J7QH, whole genome shotgun sequence genomic region, the following are encoded:
- the LOC127741476 gene encoding probable glutathione S-transferase, producing the protein MEDLKLHGFWYSPFTMRVVWTLKLKGLAYENIEEDRYNKSPQLLEYNPVHKKTPVLVHGGKPICESMIIVQYIDELWPQNPLVPHDPYDRAQARFWVAYSEQLVPALPALLQSTSAEEKEKAVQKAWENFKVLEDHWFADKRKFFGGDKINIADIAIGSLFAFFVTIEDIKQVKVLVAERFPLLHLWFDNFKNAPVIKESFPDRD; encoded by the exons ATGGAAGATTTGAAATTGCATGGATTTTGGTATAGCCCCTTTACTATGAGGGTGGTATGGACCCTGAAGTTGAAGGGTCTAGCATATGAGAACATTGAAGAAGATCGTTACAATAAGAGTCCTCAACTTCTAGAATACAACCCTGTGCATAAGAAGACTCCAGTGCTTGTTCATGGTGGAAAACCCATTTGTGAGTCCATGATCATTGTTCAATACATTGATGAGTTATGGCCACAGAATCCATTGGTCCCTCATGATCCCTATGACAGAGCTCAAGCAAGGTTTTGGGTTGCATATTCTGAACAATtg GTTCCTGCACTGCCAGCACTCCTTCAAAGTACTAGTgcggaagagaaagaaaaggccGTACAGAAGGCCTGGGAAAACTTCAAAGTCCTTGAAGATCATTGGTTTGCCGATAAGAGAAAATTCTTCGGTGGTGACAAAATTAACATTGCGGACATAGCTATTGGATCACTTTTCGCATTTTTTGTCACTATAGAAGATATTAAACAAGTGAAGGTCCTAGTAGCTGAAAGGTTCCCTCTCTTACATTTATGGTTTGATAATTTCAAGAATGCGCCAGTTATCAAAGAAAGCTTCCCTGATAGGGACTAG